One part of the Arachidicoccus terrestris genome encodes these proteins:
- a CDS encoding Gfo/Idh/MocA family protein, translating into MDQQKQTNTTKNSRRDFIKTTAMATAGVMILPRHVLGGKGFLAPSDKLIVAGIGVGGKGQSDLAEIYKGGISEIAYLCDVDDRRAENSRKSFPKAKYYKDYRELLERENKNIDGVVVSTPDHNHAMIAMAAMQLGKHVYVQKPLTHDIYEARKLAEAAKRYKVVTQMGNQGASGDGVRRLQDWCNAGLIGKVHTVHCWTNRPAWPQGIHWPTKKADIPRALDWDLWLGSAPYKDYVDNLVPFNWRGWWDYGTGAIGDMGAHLVEPPVTVLGLDNPLDVQCSVGTTYVGEFKRDYYPESCPPSSHIIMTFKETDKTAGNLTLHWMDGGIKPMRPPELGPNERFGDNGVLFEGTKGKMMCGVYGQDPQLLPLSRNKEDKTPKTTPLVPGGVDGHYWQWAIAARAGYGKVKLASDFAIAGPLTETLLIANLSIRGTDIRVPKQNGKGFLFPGRDIKILWDKANMRVTNFDEINQFVKRAYRQGWSLGV; encoded by the coding sequence ATGGATCAGCAAAAGCAAACAAATACAACAAAAAATTCGAGAAGAGATTTTATTAAAACGACGGCCATGGCAACGGCAGGTGTCATGATCCTGCCCCGTCACGTATTGGGAGGTAAGGGATTTCTGGCACCCAGTGATAAATTGATCGTAGCCGGTATCGGCGTTGGCGGCAAAGGCCAAAGCGACCTGGCGGAGATATACAAAGGCGGCATCTCAGAGATTGCCTACTTATGTGATGTGGATGACAGACGGGCCGAGAATTCCAGAAAAAGCTTCCCTAAAGCGAAATATTATAAGGACTATAGGGAATTGCTGGAAAGAGAAAATAAAAACATAGATGGCGTCGTGGTATCTACACCGGATCATAACCATGCAATGATTGCCATGGCGGCTATGCAGCTAGGCAAACACGTCTATGTACAAAAGCCCCTGACGCATGACATTTATGAAGCACGTAAGCTGGCAGAAGCGGCAAAACGTTATAAGGTTGTGACACAGATGGGCAATCAGGGGGCTTCCGGCGATGGTGTACGCCGGCTGCAGGATTGGTGTAACGCCGGTCTGATCGGCAAAGTGCATACTGTGCATTGCTGGACAAACCGCCCGGCATGGCCTCAAGGGATCCACTGGCCGACAAAGAAGGCTGACATACCTCGCGCGCTGGACTGGGATCTCTGGTTAGGCAGCGCGCCCTATAAGGATTATGTCGATAATCTGGTTCCTTTTAACTGGCGTGGCTGGTGGGATTATGGCACAGGTGCTATCGGAGACATGGGCGCTCATCTGGTCGAGCCACCCGTTACTGTATTGGGACTGGACAATCCACTCGATGTTCAATGTAGTGTCGGAACGACTTATGTCGGAGAATTTAAAAGAGATTATTATCCGGAAAGTTGCCCTCCTTCCAGTCATATTATCATGACTTTTAAAGAAACAGACAAGACAGCTGGCAACCTGACGCTTCATTGGATGGATGGTGGTATTAAACCGATGCGGCCACCTGAGCTGGGGCCTAATGAGCGCTTTGGTGACAATGGAGTTCTTTTTGAAGGCACCAAAGGTAAAATGATGTGTGGTGTATATGGACAGGATCCTCAATTACTACCACTTTCGCGTAATAAGGAGGATAAAACCCCAAAAACCACACCATTGGTTCCCGGCGGTGTAGACGGCCATTACTGGCAATGGGCTATCGCAGCCAGAGCAGGTTACGGAAAAGTAAAATTAGCCTCAGATTTTGCAATTGCAGGACCGCTGACAGAGACCTTGCTGATCGCGAATCTCTCCATCAGAGGAACAGATATCAGGGTGCCTAAGCAAAACGGCAAGGGATTTCTTTTTCCGGGCAGAGACATTAAGATACTTTGGGATAAAGCGAATATGCGTGTCACCAATTTTGATGAGATTAACCAATTTGTTAAACGGGCGTATCGCCAGGGCTGGAGTCTGGGCGTCTAA
- a CDS encoding Gfo/Idh/MocA family protein, producing the protein MNEGVRNLRVLVVGCGNMGKSHARAYHTLEGFEICGLVSRGNSKQILNETLGNSYTLFDGYELALKETRPDIVCISTYPDTHEAYAIMAFEAGCHVFIEKPLADTVEAAEHVAAAAKKAGKKLVVGYILRHHPSWQEFIRRSESLGKPLVMRMNLNQQSHGAKWKVHQNLMKSLSPIVDCAVHYIDVMCQMSRSRPLQVSAIGVRLSDQVPDWNYNYGQLQIKFEDGSVGWYEAGWGPMASETAFFIKDVWGPKGAVSIVAKKAGAAGQSDEIDAHTKTEALKIHHSQLNENGEFTRPDEWINLADEPDHQELCNREQRFLLKAIKEDMDLSEATGDAINSLRIAMACDQSVRTGKIIPLTTS; encoded by the coding sequence ATGAATGAGGGAGTCAGGAATTTACGCGTACTCGTCGTTGGCTGTGGCAATATGGGAAAGTCCCATGCCAGGGCTTATCACACATTGGAAGGATTTGAGATTTGCGGACTGGTTTCCAGGGGAAACAGCAAGCAAATTTTAAATGAAACACTTGGCAATAGCTATACCCTATTTGACGGATATGAACTGGCGTTGAAGGAAACCAGGCCGGATATTGTCTGTATTTCTACCTATCCGGATACGCATGAAGCATACGCCATTATGGCCTTTGAAGCAGGCTGTCATGTCTTTATCGAAAAGCCATTGGCAGATACGGTAGAGGCCGCCGAGCACGTGGCAGCCGCCGCTAAGAAGGCGGGCAAAAAACTGGTAGTAGGGTATATTCTACGCCATCATCCTTCCTGGCAGGAATTTATCCGTCGCTCGGAGTCCTTAGGCAAGCCATTAGTGATGCGTATGAATCTGAATCAGCAAAGCCACGGGGCCAAATGGAAGGTCCATCAAAATCTGATGAAGAGCCTGAGCCCAATCGTAGATTGCGCGGTGCATTATATTGACGTAATGTGCCAAATGAGCCGTTCCAGGCCATTACAAGTTTCGGCAATCGGGGTACGGTTATCGGATCAGGTGCCGGATTGGAATTATAATTATGGCCAGCTACAGATTAAATTTGAGGACGGTTCTGTCGGCTGGTATGAAGCCGGTTGGGGACCCATGGCCAGTGAAACCGCTTTTTTTATTAAAGATGTCTGGGGACCGAAGGGCGCTGTATCTATTGTCGCCAAAAAAGCAGGTGCAGCCGGACAATCAGATGAAATTGATGCGCATACAAAAACAGAGGCATTAAAGATTCATCACAGTCAGCTTAACGAAAACGGAGAATTTACGCGACCTGATGAATGGATCAACCTGGCAGATGAGCCCGATCATCAGGAGCTTTGTAACAGAGAACAACGTTTTTTATTGAAAGCCATTAAAGAGGATATGGATCTGTCAGAGGCAACCGGCGATGCGATTAACAGCCTCAGGATCGCCATGGCCTGCGACCAGTCGGTCAGAACGGGAAAAATTATTCCATTGACTACCTCCTAG
- a CDS encoding outer membrane beta-barrel protein, producing the protein MRLLQHVFITVFIVLRGLSAIAHQRVCGTVFDCNEMALDTALVLVTSTHRVDAISATKTASDNNGDFAFICKKQGVWLAFQKEGYRDTLINPNAWSEEDSIKANLTPVKAHFLDDVIVKASPATIEHKIDRIVMHIAGSPLANVGSVIDLMKYAPKVLVTDRGILLGGKQAVGILVNGKKLNIPGPALKVYLNTLQSTDIQSIELMERPPSNYEAEGSGGLVNIILKKPVKTGLDGTASMGYTIGGRRFLDYLPSATVNYHKDKLGLTGSVGYEYFKSRFDVMTSSPLAADAHYRSQAANTNHVQLSTQRFSVFYDIKKDQYLGLDYTHYITDSRNGVLSNSTIEGESKAADTYSVGRFSDSSRTSFSDLSGNYIIKLDTLGSKIRFMGNLTFSQRHSRSDNHSEKYGIGEVPLGDTTFRNIYPGKTHILTAQMDYRKVYRSSMELTAGTKFTATRIFNRNYNRVLDKGDWQEDPFTRFNYSYKERFFAGFFILKGKAFKFDYEIGLLSVYSKVEGRLLGSEYQDTTNRNDYFDLFPTVYLKKKKEQSQNFWLFSYARRIKRPTYFQMNPFKYYYDSYTAKRGNPALSPQYTHSMSLSYMFHNKYSFAFNYTVTGKMIALIHEYKNGRALINQIYKNIGNSKELNLNLSMPLSIARWWKSDNTIECGYQRLKGENFHIVKPYLLIQCSQNFHLAHDWSVNLLGRYSYHQIWASTVYSPNGQVDITVQKKWAGDKWAARLGINDLFQSYGKSNGNQYYNNAPVMIVRRFQSRYLDFSLTYFFNAGMRFKQKNILMSNAGETRRL; encoded by the coding sequence ATGCGTCTATTACAACATGTATTTATAACAGTTTTCATTGTTTTGCGCGGCTTGTCCGCAATAGCCCATCAACGGGTTTGTGGGACGGTATTTGATTGTAATGAAATGGCTTTGGACACTGCTCTGGTTCTTGTTACTTCTACTCACAGGGTCGATGCAATTTCAGCTACAAAAACGGCGTCCGATAACAATGGTGATTTTGCATTCATATGCAAAAAGCAAGGTGTTTGGCTGGCCTTTCAGAAAGAAGGTTATAGAGATACCCTTATTAACCCGAATGCATGGAGTGAAGAAGATTCGATCAAGGCAAATTTAACGCCGGTGAAGGCTCATTTTCTGGATGATGTTATAGTGAAAGCTAGTCCTGCTACTATCGAACATAAAATTGACCGGATAGTCATGCATATTGCCGGCAGTCCCCTCGCAAATGTCGGATCTGTTATCGACCTTATGAAATATGCGCCAAAAGTGCTGGTGACTGACCGAGGGATCCTCCTTGGCGGAAAACAGGCGGTTGGTATTCTGGTTAATGGAAAGAAATTGAATATACCCGGGCCGGCGTTAAAGGTCTATTTAAATACGCTGCAGTCCACTGATATACAATCAATTGAATTAATGGAGCGGCCACCATCGAATTATGAAGCGGAGGGGAGCGGCGGATTGGTGAATATTATTTTGAAGAAGCCTGTTAAGACAGGGTTAGATGGGACTGCATCTATGGGGTATACAATAGGAGGGCGCAGGTTCCTGGACTATCTTCCTAGCGCGACTGTTAATTATCATAAAGATAAACTAGGGCTTACAGGAAGTGTAGGATATGAGTATTTTAAGTCACGCTTTGATGTCATGACAAGTAGTCCCCTGGCAGCAGATGCGCATTATAGATCTCAAGCCGCTAACACCAATCATGTGCAGCTGAGTACGCAACGGTTCAGTGTTTTCTATGATATTAAGAAAGACCAATATCTCGGTTTGGACTATACACATTATATTACGGATAGCCGCAATGGGGTATTGTCAAACTCTACAATTGAAGGGGAGAGCAAGGCGGCAGATACCTATTCTGTCGGGCGTTTTTCCGATTCTTCCCGCACTAGTTTCTCGGACCTGAGCGGTAATTATATAATTAAGCTGGATACGCTGGGCTCGAAAATCAGATTTATGGGTAACCTGACCTTTAGCCAGCGTCATTCCCGTTCTGATAATCATAGTGAAAAGTATGGTATCGGTGAAGTGCCACTCGGTGACACAACTTTTCGAAACATATATCCCGGGAAAACGCATATTCTGACCGCTCAGATGGATTACCGGAAAGTCTACCGGTCGTCTATGGAATTAACGGCCGGCACTAAATTCACGGCGACTCGTATATTCAATCGTAATTATAACCGGGTACTTGATAAGGGTGATTGGCAGGAAGACCCTTTTACAAGATTTAATTATAGTTATAAAGAAAGATTTTTTGCCGGCTTTTTTATTCTTAAGGGAAAGGCCTTCAAGTTTGATTATGAAATAGGCCTTCTGAGTGTGTACAGCAAAGTCGAAGGAAGGTTGTTAGGCAGTGAATATCAGGATACGACAAACAGGAACGATTATTTTGACTTATTTCCCACGGTTTACCTAAAGAAGAAGAAAGAACAATCCCAGAATTTTTGGCTGTTTTCCTATGCAAGAAGGATTAAAAGGCCAACTTACTTTCAAATGAACCCGTTTAAATATTATTATGACAGCTATACGGCAAAAAGAGGAAATCCGGCATTAAGTCCACAATATACCCATTCAATGTCGTTGAGTTATATGTTTCATAATAAATACAGCTTTGCCTTCAATTACACTGTCACCGGTAAGATGATCGCCCTGATTCACGAGTATAAAAATGGCAGGGCCCTGATTAACCAGATATACAAAAATATAGGTAATAGCAAGGAGCTGAATTTGAACCTGTCAATGCCGTTATCCATTGCCCGTTGGTGGAAGTCTGACAATACAATTGAATGCGGGTATCAACGGTTAAAAGGAGAGAATTTTCATATCGTAAAACCTTATTTACTTATACAATGCAGCCAGAATTTTCATCTGGCACATGACTGGTCGGTGAACCTGCTGGGGCGCTATAGCTACCATCAGATCTGGGCCAGCACTGTGTATAGCCCCAACGGACAGGTAGATATTACGGTACAAAAGAAATGGGCGGGAGATAAATGGGCAGCCAGACTCGGGATAAATGATCTTTTTCAAAGCTATGGAAAATCTAACGGTAATCAGTATTACAATAACGCCCCGGTTATGATAGTAAGGCGTTTTCAGTCCCGGTATTTAGATTTTTCACTGACCTATTTTTTTAATGCAGGGATGCGCTTTAAACAAAAAAATATACTGATGAGTAATGCTGGTGAAACCAGAAGGCTCTGA
- a CDS encoding UDP-2,3-diacylglucosamine diphosphatase: MNKRKLDVVVISDVHMGTYGCHAEELLQYLRSIEPKLLILNGDIIDGWQFSKRYFPKSHFALIKEIMNFLYKGVQVVYITGNHDEVLRKYSDAHIGHLTLTDKYILEIDGKKIWIFHGDVFDNTTKGSAKILAKFGGKGYDLLILLNRAINYCLKKLGREKVSFSKKVKNGVKTAVKFINKFEQTIGALAIENGFDYVICGHIHQPCKKEIITAEGRVTYLNSGDWIENLTALEYHSGKWKIFQHDKSDFQDVDIDNLITTDLNIFSEKIDYIQNYQP, translated from the coding sequence ATGAATAAAAGAAAACTGGATGTTGTTGTTATTTCGGATGTGCATATGGGGACTTATGGCTGCCATGCCGAAGAATTACTTCAGTATCTCAGAAGCATAGAACCGAAGCTTCTGATATTAAATGGCGACATCATCGATGGCTGGCAATTCAGTAAAAGATACTTCCCGAAGAGCCACTTCGCCCTTATTAAAGAAATAATGAATTTTCTGTATAAAGGTGTGCAGGTCGTTTATATAACCGGCAATCATGATGAGGTGTTACGAAAATACTCAGATGCACATATCGGGCATCTTACACTCACCGATAAGTATATTCTGGAAATCGACGGCAAGAAAATATGGATCTTCCATGGAGACGTATTTGACAATACAACAAAAGGCAGCGCCAAGATCCTCGCTAAGTTTGGAGGCAAAGGATATGACTTACTTATTCTACTGAACCGTGCGATCAACTATTGCCTCAAAAAGCTTGGCCGGGAAAAAGTGTCTTTTTCAAAAAAGGTAAAGAACGGGGTGAAAACAGCCGTCAAGTTTATCAATAAATTCGAGCAAACAATTGGCGCCCTTGCCATCGAAAATGGATTTGACTATGTCATTTGCGGACACATACACCAGCCCTGTAAAAAAGAGATCATAACAGCCGAAGGAAGGGTTACTTATCTTAATTCGGGAGACTGGATAGAAAACCTGACAGCCTTGGAATATCACAGTGGAAAATGGAAAATCTTCCAGCATGACAAATCCGATTTCCAGGATGTCGACATCGACAACCTTATTACTACCGATTTAAATATATTCTCAGAAAAGATCGATTACATTCAAAATTATCAGCCATGA
- a CDS encoding glycosyltransferase family protein, translating into MKIFYAVQATGNGHISRAMELMPILTKYGKVDIFLSGSNSTLKADLPVKYRSNGLSLHYTCNGRLNHAKTIRRCAIFKAIKEAKSLPVKDYDLVLNDFEAITSIACKKQNVPMIHFGHQASFASDKTPRPHNKNILGEWILRNYASSSINLGLHFKRYDTFIQPPIIQSAIWNADPKKKSYVTVYLPSYCDKELLQLFTPIKDMQFEIFSRHCKEEMRFQHIRLLPVERSAFQQSLINCTGIITGAGFETPAEALYLGKKIMAVPIGGQYEQICNGAALSRMGIKVLDAIIKPHFKREIENWLQTNGPYPQLNWQSTEQTVDTLFDLWEKVAKSSHIIPATPAVVSYQSF; encoded by the coding sequence ATGAAAATATTCTATGCAGTGCAGGCAACCGGTAACGGTCACATCAGCCGGGCGATGGAACTGATGCCTATTTTAACTAAGTATGGCAAAGTTGACATTTTTCTCAGTGGCAGCAACAGCACACTAAAGGCAGACCTGCCGGTCAAATACCGTAGCAATGGCCTAAGCCTTCATTATACTTGCAATGGGAGGCTCAACCACGCCAAAACGATCCGGCGCTGTGCCATATTCAAAGCAATCAAGGAAGCAAAATCTTTGCCGGTCAAAGATTATGACCTTGTATTAAATGACTTCGAGGCCATCACATCTATTGCCTGTAAAAAGCAAAATGTCCCGATGATCCATTTTGGGCATCAAGCCAGTTTTGCTTCCGACAAAACGCCACGCCCGCATAACAAAAATATACTTGGAGAATGGATCCTTAGAAATTACGCCAGCAGCTCCATTAATCTGGGCTTGCATTTTAAGCGCTACGATACGTTTATCCAACCACCCATTATACAGTCTGCTATATGGAATGCGGATCCCAAAAAAAAGTCTTATGTAACAGTATATCTGCCTTCTTATTGCGACAAAGAATTGCTGCAACTCTTTACCCCGATAAAAGATATGCAATTTGAGATCTTTTCCCGGCATTGTAAAGAGGAGATGCGATTTCAGCATATCCGGTTGCTGCCCGTTGAAAGAAGCGCTTTTCAGCAGAGTTTAATCAACTGTACAGGCATTATTACCGGTGCCGGTTTTGAAACACCTGCCGAGGCCCTTTATCTTGGAAAAAAAATTATGGCTGTTCCCATTGGAGGCCAATACGAACAAATCTGTAACGGTGCGGCACTAAGCAGAATGGGTATCAAGGTCCTGGACGCCATTATAAAACCCCATTTTAAACGGGAAATAGAAAACTGGCTCCAGACAAATGGCCCCTACCCCCAACTTAACTGGCAGTCCACAGAGCAAACCGTTGATACCTTGTTTGATCTTTGGGAAAAGGTCGCAAAGTCCAGTCACATAATACCTGCTACTCCTGCCGTTGTTTCATATCAATCCTTTTAG
- a CDS encoding acyl-CoA dehydrogenase family protein, with amino-acid sequence MIRATQLSTEHQAFRETLRAFMQQEILPNIDQWEKEQKIDRSIWKKMGDMGFMGINFPEAYGGLDLDFYYSMILCEELSHCFSGGFTISALVIQYMSAPYLLKFGSEDLKQRYLRPVIMGDMISAVAITEPGAGSDVKNIRTVAVRDGDHFIVNGSKTFITNGYYGDFFITAVKTDPAKGAKGISLILIDRNAEGVGTHKIDKMGWHASDTAELAFDNVRVPASNLLGEEGAGFGYLMDGLQLERLTAAIQSIATAEFTLQYTMDYINVREAFGKKLQEFQVIRHRIAQMVADIKTTKAFVNYCCDLQNDGVYAVEDCSIAKLQANELAISIVHQCLQLFGGYGFTEDYKIARLYRDVRAGTIIGGTSEIMLEIIAKMEIDGVNYQQK; translated from the coding sequence ATGATACGTGCGACTCAACTGTCTACAGAGCATCAGGCTTTTCGTGAGACACTTCGAGCTTTTATGCAGCAAGAAATTCTTCCCAATATCGACCAGTGGGAAAAAGAGCAAAAAATCGACCGGAGCATTTGGAAGAAAATGGGAGACATGGGTTTTATGGGCATCAATTTTCCAGAAGCATACGGTGGCCTGGACCTCGATTTTTACTACTCGATGATTCTCTGTGAAGAATTGTCTCATTGTTTTTCGGGAGGTTTTACCATTTCGGCATTAGTCATCCAGTATATGTCCGCCCCCTATTTGCTCAAATTCGGATCCGAAGATTTAAAACAGCGCTATCTCAGGCCAGTCATTATGGGTGATATGATCAGTGCCGTGGCCATTACTGAACCGGGGGCTGGTTCCGATGTCAAAAACATCCGTACCGTTGCCGTGCGCGACGGCGATCATTTTATCGTTAATGGATCAAAAACTTTTATCACAAACGGTTATTATGGAGATTTCTTCATTACGGCTGTTAAAACAGATCCAGCCAAAGGTGCAAAAGGGATCAGTCTGATACTGATTGACCGCAATGCAGAAGGTGTGGGTACTCATAAGATCGATAAAATGGGCTGGCATGCTTCAGACACCGCTGAGCTTGCCTTTGACAATGTACGCGTACCGGCTTCTAATCTGCTGGGAGAAGAAGGTGCGGGCTTCGGATATCTGATGGATGGCCTGCAGCTGGAAAGACTCACGGCCGCCATTCAGAGTATTGCCACAGCAGAATTTACGCTTCAATATACGATGGACTATATCAATGTCAGGGAAGCTTTTGGTAAAAAGCTGCAGGAGTTCCAGGTAATCCGCCACAGGATAGCGCAAATGGTGGCAGATATTAAAACCACCAAGGCCTTTGTCAACTACTGCTGTGATTTACAAAATGATGGTGTATATGCCGTAGAGGATTGCTCAATCGCCAAACTACAGGCCAACGAACTGGCCATTAGTATTGTACATCAATGCCTGCAGTTGTTTGGAGGCTATGGATTCACTGAAGACTATAAGATTGCCAGATTGTACAGAGATGTCAGGGCGGGCACGATTATAGGCGGAACTTCAGAAATCATGCTTGAAATTATCGCTAAAATGGAAATAGACGGCGTCAACTACCAACAGAAATAA
- a CDS encoding 3-hydroxyacyl-CoA dehydrogenase NAD-binding domain-containing protein, with translation MATKRNSLKIQLPESEAFNFSFDVNGIVIIGPGEATKQTQLSPLVILEKFAVLVAELIRLKDIAGIIYQCPLADTEDDYKRMFDEAGNYARINALLTQSISINSADKPVVAIIDRPLSSIQLAPMLWSHYIIAQENIQLSLPDTALGIFPGLGATAYTTQRLSVSDAASMLIKGATINATKALDSGLIQQIAVDAENAVSMAVNWVLAGASHNKGSNGAREEQENITSQLAAFKKKINPRFPGIQPCFELIEAGKKRSLAEALQLEAKKYAEVLQSPFARAIMRTMHYGVKEAQNTKQISGTVNFRKIGIIGAGMMGSGIAYEVAKAGIDACLKDTTIELAEKGKQYSEKCCDKLISLGKMAESEKRTLLSLIQPSDKATDLKNADMIIEAVFEQETLKGSVIKESEPFLKSGGIFSTNTTSLPISRLAKHSTQPQKFIGMHFFSPVDRMPLVEIIVGRQTDKATVNGAITLALKLRKTPIVVHDSPAFFTSRIFFNYLLEAITMLLEGIPAAEIETGALHAGFAVSPLAVLDEISLPLMAHVYDQLPQLSSSQKRCYNYLKALIAQHREGRKAGKGFYDYDVATGKKQLWQDRSIRLSSQTTDPAIIQKRLLHVMALDSYRCLDEGVLDQPIDGDIGSILGVGYAAHTGGAIAHMDQVGLAEFVKDCDSFSGYGEQWYIPDSLRTLAKQGYVFYEGFTSNWPQIK, from the coding sequence ATGGCCACAAAACGCAATTCTCTAAAGATACAGCTCCCGGAAAGCGAAGCCTTTAACTTCAGTTTTGATGTGAATGGCATCGTGATTATTGGTCCGGGTGAGGCCACAAAACAAACGCAATTATCTCCGCTCGTCATTTTGGAAAAATTTGCGGTCCTTGTAGCTGAGCTGATACGATTGAAAGACATTGCTGGTATTATTTATCAATGCCCGCTAGCTGATACAGAAGATGATTACAAACGCATGTTTGACGAGGCTGGTAACTACGCCCGCATAAATGCATTGCTAACACAATCCATCAGCATCAATAGCGCTGATAAACCGGTCGTTGCAATTATAGACAGGCCTTTAAGCAGCATACAACTGGCACCCATGCTTTGGAGCCATTATATAATCGCACAAGAAAATATACAGTTATCTCTGCCCGATACAGCACTCGGCATCTTTCCGGGTCTGGGAGCAACCGCCTACACCACCCAACGCCTGTCTGTCAGTGACGCAGCTTCTATGTTAATAAAGGGTGCAACCATAAATGCAACAAAAGCACTGGACAGCGGTCTTATCCAGCAAATAGCCGTTGATGCAGAAAATGCAGTATCGATGGCTGTCAACTGGGTTTTAGCCGGCGCTTCACATAATAAAGGCAGCAACGGTGCCCGGGAGGAGCAAGAGAATATAACCAGTCAGCTGGCTGCTTTCAAAAAGAAAATCAATCCCCGGTTCCCGGGTATTCAGCCCTGCTTCGAACTAATTGAGGCAGGTAAAAAGCGCTCACTGGCCGAAGCATTGCAACTGGAAGCTAAAAAATACGCGGAAGTACTTCAGAGCCCATTTGCCCGCGCCATTATGCGTACCATGCATTATGGCGTAAAAGAAGCGCAAAACACAAAACAGATTTCAGGTACCGTCAACTTCCGGAAAATAGGTATTATCGGCGCCGGTATGATGGGATCAGGCATTGCATATGAGGTAGCCAAAGCGGGTATTGACGCCTGTCTGAAGGACACAACAATTGAGCTAGCCGAAAAAGGAAAGCAATACAGTGAAAAATGTTGCGACAAGCTCATTTCGCTCGGAAAAATGGCAGAGAGCGAAAAGCGCACCCTGCTTTCCCTGATTCAGCCCTCTGATAAGGCCACTGACCTTAAAAACGCCGATATGATCATTGAAGCCGTGTTTGAACAGGAAACGCTCAAAGGAAGCGTTATCAAAGAAAGTGAGCCTTTTCTGAAATCAGGCGGCATTTTTTCTACTAACACCACGTCACTGCCGATTTCCCGGCTGGCAAAACACAGCACTCAGCCGCAGAAATTCATAGGGATGCATTTTTTTTCGCCGGTAGACAGAATGCCACTGGTTGAAATCATCGTAGGCAGGCAAACTGATAAAGCAACCGTAAATGGTGCCATTACACTGGCACTTAAGCTCCGGAAAACACCCATCGTTGTTCACGATAGCCCGGCCTTTTTCACGTCTCGGATTTTCTTTAATTACCTGCTGGAAGCGATCACGATGCTCCTGGAGGGAATCCCGGCTGCAGAGATCGAAACAGGGGCCCTCCATGCAGGGTTTGCCGTCAGTCCGCTGGCCGTTCTGGATGAGATATCCCTTCCGCTGATGGCACATGTTTACGACCAGCTTCCGCAGTTGTCTTCCAGCCAAAAGCGCTGTTACAATTATCTGAAAGCACTTATCGCACAACATAGAGAAGGCCGTAAAGCCGGCAAAGGCTTCTACGATTACGATGTGGCCACTGGTAAAAAACAACTCTGGCAAGACCGGTCTATCCGTCTTTCTTCCCAAACGACCGATCCTGCCATTATTCAAAAACGGCTTTTACATGTTATGGCATTAGATAGTTACCGTTGTCTGGATGAAGGCGTTTTAGACCAACCTATTGACGGCGATATCGGCTCTATTTTGGGCGTCGGCTATGCCGCCCACACAGGAGGGGCGATTGCGCATATGGATCAGGTAGGTTTGGCTGAGTTCGTAAAAGACTGTGATTCATTTAGCGGATATGGGGAACAGTGGTATATACCGGATTCTCTCAGGACGCTGGCAAAACAAGGATACGTTTTTTATGAAGGTTTCACTTCCAACTGGCCACAGATAAAATAG